The following is a genomic window from Oryzias latipes chromosome 12, ASM223467v1.
GGATCCACAACTACAGGGACACTTATGTTTTGTTCActgctgaagttaaccaggaagtttttttaaagtttgacattgtttaaagtgataaatattattttttctaataaaaaccttgtgtttttatctgttctgTATAAATgatgattatatatatatatatatttcaattttcacatacatacagcACCAATTCAGACATATTTTGACTGAAGAATCGTGTTTCACAATCTTGATTTGTGAGTCAAATTGGATCGCCACGTAATGAAGGATTCACAGctcaaaaaaaaggataataaaGCAGGACCTACTTGATTTAGATGGTGTGGAGAAGGAACCAAAGCCCTGACATGCAACACTGCCTCCACCAGTACTGAAGGTCCCACTGGGCTTCTGCTCCCCGAAGGAGGGCTGACCAAATCCAAAGGTCTTGGCGCTACTGCTCCCAAAGAGGCTGTTGGGCCCTAGAAGAGAAAGAAACAATAACATGTAAGCTTTGACAGCAGATTTATTTACAGTCCATCAGACTTTTCGGTGCAATACACAAATAATGCCTGAAGTTCAGACATTTccttttacatgtttatttaagAAAGGAGAGTCCAATGTGTCAAAAGGAAGTTTGTGTAGATTGCAGACaaccaaaaatacacaaaaaatgttgctgTCAGACAATCATCATTCTTGCAGAGTGTGGTACGTCACTTGATTGACAGGTAGAAAGAATGACAAATCAACATACGTCAATGGACATGCGAGTTCAACTACACCGAGCTCTCTGCTCGCTCATATggagtttttcttcctctttgacTTCAGAAAGTTGTGAGCGTTTAGCGTCAGGAGCATTGTAACAGTCGATGTGCCATATTTTTTCCTGACTGGCCTGAGGCCGGTCAAGAAAGCAGAACCTTAAACAAAACGTACACGGATCATTTCTGTCGTCGGCACACTGTGCGCTGTGGCGCCACTGACATGACAACACACAATTCAAAGAGCTGTCAGTTTGATGGAAGAATGATTATCACGTAAAAATCTCACATCTAAGTTTAGCAATTTGATTCTGAATAATTGtctgattcatttaaaaatctgcTTCTCAAAACAAGTCTGTATTTtagtaaataaatataaaaaaattaaatttggaGCTGGttgtttcaaaagtagctcGCATCCCGGCAAAAAATGTGGGCATCCCTACTGTAAACGTACCAGACTGCGTGCTCTGGCCAAACACGCCAGTGGAGGCGGTGGTACCAAATGGGTTCTTGTTGGCAGCGTCTTCACTGGGTTTGCCTCCCAACCCGCTGAAGAATCCGCCAGAGGACGAGGTTGCAGCGCCGGTCGAACTTTGACCGAACAAACCTCCACCAGTTGAAGGTTGCTGTTGCTGGTGGCAATTAACCAGCAAAGACGTGTATTCATGAAAATTGGTTCAAAAGGCATTGAATCATTGTGAATTCGAGGACCATACCTGTCCAAATATGCTCCCAGTGGTGGATTGTTGGCCAAACACAGGTGTGGCCGCCGAACAGCCAAAACCTTtagtagaaaacaaaacaaaacaaaagaatgtaGGACAGAAAAAGTCATGTTCCACACTCTGCATCAGCAGAAAAACTTTCACAATATCTTGAAGTCCACCATGTGTGTCTAAACAGGAAGCAGGAATGACAAGCTGTGTCTAACTGTAGCATCAGCTGTCCACATGGACGCGGCGGTTCTCAGAATGTGCTCGGAATTCAAAAAATGTCTGGGAACGAGACAACACCCTTCGACCTACTTAAGCTAACGGGgcattatttttataaaacaggTGTCGTGCAAGATAATACCGCTGGAAACAGACGCGCCTGCTGTCAATTTATGCAAACACAGACGGGTACCTTCCCTGGCCCCAACggacattttttattaagtcaAAGGTTGTCAAGTTGTGTTGACTTCAAAAATGTAAGATGAGGTTTGACTGTTTAAAGCCCTATAGCTCTAATCGGAGACGGTCGCATCATGCCCAGCGAcaaccgtttttattttattttgaagagcctGTAAGGTCTTAGTTTTCACATTACATGAGGATTTATCCTGAAATTAATAATCATCTTCATTAGTGCACAAATGTATGAcattttgattatgtttttaaatgtattttggaaAACACTTAAAGTAATTAAACCGACATAACTAACCATGACTCAACGTGGTTTGATTAAATGCTGAATGTATTAATTAAATATCACAGCAAAACTAATTTTTTATGGCTATAACAACTGTTTTCACAAAATCAGTGATTTgaactgaatgaaaaaaagtgaattcCTATATTAGGAActagcaaaaaaatgtttaccctGAAAAATAGGCAAGGAAAATTCATTCGTGAATTTGTTGAATGGATTATTTCGAGCCCAGAGAGCAGACGCCACGAAGATGAACTGATTTCATTCAACTTGCTTACCTGAGGGCTGTCCAAAGCTGAAGCCTGACGCAGATGATGTGGTGGTGTTATTTCTGAACATAGATCCTTGCCCAAATCCAGAGCTCTGGCCGAATACTGACGGGGTGCTTTGGCTAAACAGCCCGGTGCTGCTGGGTGTGCTGGAACTGCTGGTGCCGAAGGAGAAGGAGCTTGCATTGGTAACAGTGGGAGCACCGAAAAGACCACCTCCTCCAGTGGTCGCACTGCTTGAACTTGCTCCGAATGCTGACTGGGTGAATGAAAAGCCACTCGAAGTTCCTCCTATGCTAGCAGGCTGTCCAAACCCACCCACGCCAAATACAGATTTGCCGAAACCGGTTTCTGTTGGTGCGCCAAATCCAGATGAGCCGAATCCGGTAGTTGCAGGGGCAGAAGAGGCAGGAGGAGCGGCAGGCTGCCCAAACACATTAGCAGCTGTCGTTGCTGCACTGGTGATAACTGCAGCGGTAGTGGTTGTGGGAGCAGCTGTGTTAATGGCTGGTATGGCCCCAACAGAATTGCTAGTGGTGGTTGCAGGAGTAGCAGAGGTAAAAATGGAGCCTGGTTTttctgaggaggaagctggtaAAGCTGCTGAGGTTACCTCGATGGTAAGTGGGACAGCGGTGGTAGATGTGGAGACGGCAGGTGTAGAAGAGGGGTCTGGGGTGGCTTCTTCTGTGGAAGAAGCAGTTGGTGGTGCTGGAGGCAGAGTTGTTTCCGTCTCTGCAGGAACTGTAGAAGAGGAGTCTGCAGTAGGGACAGGAGTGACCATAGGAAGTGTTGGTGCTGCAGATGTTGGCGTGGTTGTTGTGGCAACTGCAGTCACTAGAGGCTCAGGTTCTGCCGGAACACTAGCCAGGTCTACAGCAAGTTCCTTGGTACTCAGTTCTGGTAAAGCAGCCGATGTGCTTTCTGAAGGTTGCTGAGTAGCTTTAGGCTGTTCAGTAGGAGCTGCAAGAAGACTACTTAAAGATGTAGGCAGCGCTGAAGCAGCTGTAGTTGAAGGGGTTATAGAAAAGGTTGGCATGGAGTTTGAATCAGGAGGTTTAAACAAGCTGCCTGATCCTGACACCTTAGGCATGTCTGCTGCAGCCCCGTCTTCGGCAGACTTAAGGGGAGTTGAACCAAAGTTAAACTGAGGAGCTGACTTGCTATGGCCAAGTCCAGCATTCCCGAAGGAAAATGCAGGAGCAGTGGTCTTTGTGGAGGATTCGTTTGCTTCTTCTCCGTGTCCCACTCGTAGTCCTGAAAAACTGCCTAATGTCTCCCCTCCAGCTGCCTTTAGAGGCTGCGGCTCTGTCTTAGAACCAGTAACAGTGGAACCCTGTTTTGCTACTTCCCCTAAACTGTTGGCCGATGAGCTTGAAGACCCATTGCTCAGACCAGGAGAGTTTGACTTAGTGGGAAGGGAGAATGGCTCCTCTCCAGTTTGGCCAAACAACCCTTTGCCATTTCCGCCAATGGAGAACTTGTTCACATCCTTCCCTGCAGAGACAAAGAGAGTAAAACTAGGTGAAAATATGAGGGGAAAGAGCTGCCACGACACCACACAGCTGCACTGTTGGTTACCTTGAGACAATCCAGCACCTTGTGTTACAGATGAAAAACTGAAGCCCGTCGATCTGCAAAAGCAGCCAGGAAGTAAGAATGAAAAACATCTGTAGTACTGAGCAAAGGCAACAATACTGCTTTCCAATTGATAACACTTTCTAGGGATGTCCCCATCCTATCACagattattaaattaaatactCAAATAACAGTCTGCATATCATGAATGGATCATAATGCTTTAAAACCCATTGGAATACGGCACTAGTTAGAGCAGGAAGCGCACAATACAGGTTGTTAAAGTAAGCAACATATTCAATGATTTGGATTTCTGGGCTCAATAACTCTTTCGATAAATGTTTAGAACTGACAGCAAGCGTCTCTattggtttaactttttttttttttttttttttttttttttttttttttttttttttttttttttttttttttaacttgtcctgtccaacagctaggcaaacagatgagagctgagggcctcttgtgttggacatattttattctaacaagaggggttattcatcttcagacaaaccaaaggtatgtctgaataaaccccttttgtaattgaggccaaactttattaatttcaatcatgtttgaaaatctttggtgttggaccggacggaaaaggaaagaggggaacaagagagagggacgttagagagaggggggggtaggagggtgataataggaggggaaggggggtaagaccatgaagcagcatagagcagacaggtttactggttgtttatcgttacggtacggttcaaatgtagtacaaaaagggcggggcctgttcacacacactcaaatattatcaacacacctgctagccgcagaaatgtccacatgtcaacatgcacacaaaacagatagtgttcacgaacgcatacctatgcctttaaaccaactagtgtgaaatctttcattcattcaatcatgcaaactattagtgcaaaggtgagctaacacctgtgctcaggtgagtgtttatgttcttctaaaatggatggtggaatgtgaaaagaaggaggaggagcgcccagccacccccacacccatacccccgccgcagcagcagcggcagccggaattcccccagcgccacacgggaacaggcagggaacaaccgccccccgggcgaccaagaccgccacccaggccagggccagcaggaccgccgcaaggcccccagagccagagagcagggaggcgcggagggaaagagagcgccgccccagcccagccaggaaagcagccccccgccgcgccggaagagcccaacgcaggttTATTGGTTTAACTTAATGCAAACAATGACCCACAAagtcatttcaacagaaaaaatatcagattttttttttttaagagaacaGCTCTCTCTATACTGCTGATAGAGACGGCAGTGGGGCGGCTGCCAAGGGACTGTCTACAAAGTGCAAACTCTGGTAAAAAGttatttcaaaaaaagttttaaaacaagcaaaataaataaacgattTTATTGATGTGAGCTAAGCATGTTTATTTATCCTCAAGCTACGACAACGATTTTGGAAGAAAGTTGTCTataatttttacaaatatttttaatggaGATATGAATCACATAAAGCTTCAGTCACTAAACTTTCTCCCCTGACTAATCatcacctttttcttttaatgccatTTGTGTTAACTCACCCTGAGGTGAATGAGAAGGCCTTGCTGGTGTTTTGCTCAAGTGAACTAGGTGGACCCCCGGAAAGGTCTGTTTTGGATGGTTGGCCTTGAGGACAAAAACATTCATAACATGAGTAAGAAAACTGCTAAAAATCGGATTTGCTTTTACAAAGTCCTAACTAAAAATTAGGGTCATGTGTTTATGTGTAACCACAAAGAAATTGGTGCAGATGTTAGGTCTCTTGCATCAAAACAGATTTTATCTTACAACACTTACCAAAGACAAAGCCTGTCTGTGGAATAGATGCATTCTCTGTGGGTATCTTTTGCAGACCCGGTGTGTTCTGCAAAGACACACATTTACCGCTGCAGATTCAAACTCGTAATCACAAAGTCAGCACTTTTCAGCAggtggaaaggaaaaaaacaaaacattcacaCAGTGTCCTTTTGCGTCCACATTTACGAACTTGAACTCGTCCTGGAACAGGACTCGAATGAGGTGGCTCTCCTGTCAGACTGCAGCAGATTGTAGCACAAATTCAGGAGGGACATGAGGTATTTCTCGCCTGTGCAGTGAAGGCCTGTCTTCAGATGCCAAACTGTCAGCAGTTCGTGAAATTTCACATGTTGaatgttatttaaaattatgaggaaatatataattttaataTGTCTTATCTAATCTTTTTCTATGTAAAACATGACGCCATTTTTAAATAGGAAATTGAGTAAAATGTGCGACACTACAATGAAAAAGTGCATGTCTGAAAATTCATCCAAAAATCATCCATACAGACAAGAGTGACTTCAGTCACAATACCACAACTGTAAACAAaagatttgtaaataaaaagttgACTGGCAACCGCCTGCAGAGTGATAGAAAGATCCAACTCACTCGTTTGACTTGGCTGCTAGAAACTGCTGTGAAGCCCTGGACTGAGGGATCTGGCGCCGAGGAGCTGCAGAAGATCAACAAGACGGGTGGGACAGttattaaacacaaagaaaatatgaGACTGAACATGAAGttcatgtttatttaatttaaaaaattggcTGGCCACAAgactttttaatcaaaatatgGCCTTGTTCTTCATCTTAATGTTATTTATAGATATTGCATTATTTTAGTGTATTTGTGTCcatcttaaaaaataacatgtttatAAAAATCTAGCATTAAAGATAAATAGCTAAACATGCAGTTTTCAAaatacccccccaaaaaaaaacaggtgtgTGAGACAATCTAATGTTTAGTGGTATAACAGTTTTTCTAAtattaaacattgttttttttaattgataaaataatatgatggttttttttattattgtttttgtattaTGTGGTGtattattgtattgtattgtattattgtctcttgaaaaaaagaagctttcttTAAGGTAAGTTAAGCAGACAGAAACCCTCAGCATTCAATAGCAATCACTCCAtcttttgacagttttattttttttactaaaaaagcaggatgtttttaaatcttttttaaaatattcttggTGTTGATAGATAATCATAATTGCAATTGGCTACTTTTCATGACACatgacacaaataaaaaaagtgaagttAGTGACTTTCCCCTCTTCTAAAAACAGTTCagggtttgattttttttttacctgaccATAGAGGACACTGGCATAGGTGCCCCTTTGTCCTTAAGCTCCTGAACATTCACTACTTGAGGGACAGTTTTTAAGGTGGACTCTGTCAAAGAAGTGTTGacaacagctggaaaaaaagaagaaaaatacaaaaattaaaatagaagcATTTAGGAgtaaaatgtgagtttttattGTTGTAGCCTTGAGTATCAGAAGGCCAATTTAGGTTCAGTAAGTTTTCCTTCAGGACCATTATTTAGTGTTTCCTGAGGTTTTATTGAtgggaatttttcttttttatatgttgAGATTTGTCTCCCCCTTGTGGTTTAGATGttgcaaagcaacaaaaacttgACTTGTGTGCACATTATTGAAGGGAAAAATCTACTTAGAAGTGAATTTTTGAGCTGATTGTTCCTCCTACCCGTCTTCTGATTGGCCATTTGTCTCCGCAGAGCCGCGGTGGCAGCAGCCTGCTGGGCAGAGATGGTCACAGGGATGCTCCGCTCTGCAGGTGGTGCTCCATGCTTTACCGTCTTTGTGGCAAGCGCAGTACTTTCAGCCCCGCTGAGGTTAATCCTATTTGTAggaactaaaataaaacattttcaatgaaacagtgttttttaaagtattctTTTGGCTGTGCTATGAggaaatttcatttcaaatATATTATAAGCTTGATAGGTTGGAAAAAGGCCAAACATGTTTGATTTACTTACCAGGGTTGATAATGGGGCTTAGCACAAAGCCCATACCAGGAACAGGGTGCATCTTTGTTAGAGGGGTGGACTGTATAGCTCCAAAGCCTGGCTGAATGGAGGGCGTTCGAACAACAGTGGGGTGACGTGGGGTGGGAAGTGATTGGGTCATGGAATTCAtaggtgaaggctgcaggggCTGTagttcttcctcttcctccaacTCCAAGTGAGATGGGAGAAGCTCTATAGACTGCGATAAGGAGGACGTTGAGCTCACATCATCCAAGTCCTCAAGGTTTTTAGGGGCCAGGAAGGCCGAGCGCGACAAGTTGGCTGGAAAACAATTAAGTCTTTAGAAACTTATTTACGGAACAAATTTGATTCAATTCAACTATGAAGGCACATATAACAGTACCTGGTGCAGTTGAACGCACAGGAGGCATTTTCCCTTTTGACAGGAAGTTGCGCAGTTGGGACTGTTTAAGAGGAGAAACCTTGACTGCTTGACAAacgcaccaaaataaaaaacttatttAACTCAAATGAAATGAAGAATAGGttcaaaaaattaatttttgtgaaaatgtacTTCCACACCTGCTGATTTCACTTTTGTCTCAGGAGGAGTCGTTTCAAGCCGGGCTTTCAGAAGTGCCTCCTCCAAATTCTCCAGCTCACCTTTGTAGctttaataaaacagaaacattttataTTAAGTTGTGAAACTATGAAtgcattccaaaaaaaaaatccagggaATTCCAGCTTATTGAAGTAAAGATTTCTTTGAATCTGAGCCTTAAAATCATTATCTGAGGTGCTTCCAATCACAGCCTTTTTCACATTTATACACTTTTGAATTTGTCAAGTCCTCTCAGCCTAATGACAGCTCTTACTCatctgatgttgctgcagtGTTCTGGTTAATGGTAGGAGCAGTGGTTTTGCTGTAGAGCCGCAGAGCACTGAGCTCCTGAATCAGCTGATCCAGTCGGTTCTTCTGCTGGTTGATGATGCACAGGTTGTTGGACAATGTATTGAAAAGACCCTCACGTCCAGGCACGACCATGTGTCTGAAAAGAaaggatttatttattaaaagttgTTTACAGACGCATTCAGTTCCAGCTGAATAAGTGATCCTCCACACtcacttttgctttttctttttctccaggtGTTTCTCCCATTCCACATCCAACACGTCGTTAACATCCTCCACAGCAAATTTAACGTACTGGTACAGCCTCCGAATCTCCTGACAACGGAACACACCATGACCAAAAGACTTTTATTTGTCTTAAAGAAACCTCAATAATTGGCATATGAagtacagtggtccctcactATAATTTTGGTACACCTTTCACTgcgggatatatatatatatatatatatatatatatatatttattattttttacagcaaCTAAATttgccaaatctacataaatcttgaTCGCAATCAGatcctgttttcattttataacagtagacttgtttttctatgaaggcttgaactttgagagtttaaacaagaaagaaaggagtgaaaacattcatgtctgtctgagaaaagtgtatgaaGGGTGTAGTGAGGGTTTTACtgctttaaaacatctgtaatcgtACCTGTAAATACAACTCATCTGCTGCTTTATTCCTCACCTTGAGTTGCTCCTCACTTCTGGGATCCAGAGGTTTTTTGTACAACAGCTGTCTGTAGTTTTTATCTTTTCCCAGCTCGTTCTGCGTCTTGGCTTCTTCCGCCCCAGCAAAGCCCTCCAGTAATGTGGTCTTCAGCGTGCCAATGTCACCATGGAGAGACTTCAACACGGGCAAGAAAATATCGAAAAATCTTACAAGGTGTCGATTGTAACAtcatacaatttttaaaaagttgtcaaaaggaaaagaaattccAACATTGTCATCCTCTACGTtagtgatgcttttttttattgagtttacTATATTTACAGTGATGAATCATTCATCCAAAACATGCTTTTCTCCCTGAACAAATGGTTCTCAGAACAAAGTCTTACCTCTGTCGTTTCTTTAATCTCCAGAGTGAAGATGTGGAGGTCCTCAGACTCTTTCCTCAGATCCTTCATGTCATCGTTTGTGCCGACCCTGACGTCAGCTTTTGAACTGCGTGCCTTCAGGTCATCTAACTCTTTCTGAAAATGTgcaatctaaaaagaaaagcacacaTTCACAGCACAGTTAAAAGGGGCTTTGGATAAATAGTGAGGAATTCTatattttttggttattttgttttgtaaattcaAGTCAGTTTTTCATATGTAGTCAAGCTTTTTCAGTGATTATTACAAACCACAAATTACAAGAATTACAGCATCTGATAATTACTATAATTACAGGCAGATTTGCATATTTGCAGTTTGCACAAAGAAAAGTGTAATCTACATCAACTATATTGAGAAATAACAATATAATTGTAGCTGGAAAGTAAGCTAAGGTTATAAGGAGTTTGTGAAGAATGAAAGTTCACCAAATTAGAACTTGGAACAGGAAGCAGTTTACCTGTGAGCACTAAAGTGTGGCCGCTGTGGTCAGACATGTCTTACCTCTTCCAAAATTCCAGCCATAATGGGATCAGAGTCTTTCTTTTGCTGCAGCTGTTTCTCCAGGGCTTTCACGCTAACGGCTTGCTAGGAACGGGAAGAAATgacagtgaaaatgaaaaatataaatacataagTGAGCAAATGTAAATGTCTTAAAATAtaataatcattaaaaaaaacaaaaaaaagtgattaaacCTTTCCAAcattaaacatttacattttatttttttacattttcagttgttagCAGCAAAATTCAAAATTAAGATTCTATGAAATCTgtctgttttaactttttaatttttttttttttactttaatgacCAAAACGCCTATAATGATCAGGTCTGTGCTTACTTAATAGTCCTAAAATATggtaaaatatacattttataaaacattaGGAAATAAGTTTGCTGCCaatcaaaaggaaaaagaagattaattaaaaaaacataatggaaaaaaaaaaggataaaaaaaatcctttaatttagttagtgcaaaaacaaagcacctatttattattaaattcaAACCCAACCAGTAAACGTTTCTGGGCAACCTTATAATCTCTCTATGCTTTAAACAATTGAAATCTTAGAAGACGCACAAGAATAATGTATGAATTGTCCTTTTTGTTATAGTAACAGAATAGTACTACCTGCATAGTAGAGACACGTCCTTGGACAGCAGGAGCAGGTTTCTGGACACTGGCTGGAGGTGTACTAGTCTGCACCGGGTGCACTGGAGCTGATAAACATTAAATCCCAATAAATCAATAACGCATTTGAATGCCACCATGTTTATCTGTATGTGTGAGTCCATGAATGTGGGTTCAAAGCGTGTTCTCACCGCATACAGCTGGCGGCTTTGAGGCTGAGATTGGAGGCACATTGAAACTACTGGAGCTGGAAACAACAGCTTTAGGCAAAGAGAAAGCCGGAGCTGAAGCCTCCACCCCTGAAAATCTTGGAGAGCACAacaaagttttgtgttttaattcaTGAGTAAGAGCCTCCAAATAGAGGTCacattatttttgttgtctACCTTTCATTCAGACTAAGTTTGACTGTGGGCGGTGAGGCTGTTGAAAGGCTCTGAGGTGCCACAGCAGCAGACGGGGCAGCCACTGCTGGTGGTTTGCCGGAAGGGGAATTAAACGAAAACGCCGAGAGTGCGGACGGGGTCTCAGACGGAGGTTTGGAGGCAAATGAGAAGCCAGAGGACCCTGAGCCAAAAGGCACAGATCCTCCCAAGGCGAAAGCTGCAACTGGGGCAGAGGTGGTGGAGAAGGTTGATGGGACTGAGAAACTAAAGCCGGAGAAGGCTGATGTCACAGGAGCCGTTGGAGCCATGCTAAAAGGAATAATGGAGGACGGAGCAGAAGAGACTGGAGGACTGGGCGCAGCTGCTGAAGAAGCGAGGCTGATGCTCGGGAAGGCAGGTGGAGCAGAAGGAACTGCAGCAGGAATCTTGGCTGGTGCTGTTGCCACGGAACCtttgaacagaaagaaaagtaTTCGTCATCTGattccacaaaaaaacaaagtcacttTTCACAAAATATAAATGGAGACTGCATAGTTTTAGATTACACTTTATGGTTAGGATAAGAaaaatttcatttgattttctgcgcaaacaatttaaaatcaagCAACAGACTATTAACAAGTTgtaaaattttgaattttttttttttgctacttaCGAGGATGACCAAAACTCACACCTGCAACCCTCTCCATAACAGCCTTCTCACCTGGCTTTGGTAGCCTCTCCCCTTCAGGGGTCAGCATTGTAGGGGGTGAGACAAGCTGTTTGGCCCCAGGGTTTTGGTTGACTAAAGCAAATGAGCAGAGCAATCCCTCTGTGGACAGCATCATCAGAGTGGGTGCTGGAGGTAAGGTCTTCTCATCGGCTGTGGGCGAGTGAAGGTATCAAAAATCAATGACTAGTTTTCTACAGTAACCCTTTTAAAAGTGTTAATCTCCTttcagcaacacaaaaaaattaaaataaaacaaataattggCTTAAAATTGATGCCTTGATatcaatattctttttttttttttattgcagccTCCCGCTGATCAGAGGCAgcagaaatttctttttttaagctatCTGGCAGGAAATTCTGTCAAGTCCATTAATTAGGATTCAGTTTGGAATAATCATTTACAGACGGCTCATAGAAAATATTTGACTTCCTGCTCGATGCTATTTCCAGTTAATAAAAACAGCTTCACAGGGGAAATAAAAGTGATGTGTGCACACAGTTTGTGATCACAAACTGCTTTATGTCACATGGAGCTTAAAAATACTTACAGGATGTGCACAAAGATGTTAGTGCGTTAGGGTGTTtccacttctttttctttgcctttaatgcatttggtttgaaaaatgtatctgcATTTATATGGACAGCGCAATTCTAAAGATGCATGAAGTGGCAGAAAACAGCCCACCGGCTTCCTCTTCGTGCCAAACCCTCAAACCTTTCTACCACTCACACCCACTTTCCTGTACTTCCAAAATCCTGCAGTGTCTTGTGGGCTGGAGACAAAATCTCATCTAAAGAATTGAAATAACATCTACAGCACAAATGGCATATATTAGACTGTGCAGTGACTTATTTAAAGTCTctatctgatcatcttttgttctattgtaaaagccttcccagttgtcttttaattatgattatgcagttttgagccaaaaatcCAAAATCCTATGTCAATTTCTAGCAcgtagcttctgcagagcggtaggaattcattagaaattcacctccgagtagtgggcgggactgttagcATGGATAaagcccgcccccttccccATCATTCATCTCTGTATGTGCTCTCTTTAGTGCTCACACCCACCACctaacatgttaaagacaccaaaatcatgattttcattgaagtgggtcctTCATTTGTAGATTTTATGTTGATGGAAGGACTTAAGTTCAATTAGTTAAACTTATTCAAGACCGATTTTTTTTCGATCATCATAATCATGATTTGTTCTAAGGCTGTTGAGCTACAGGTTTCATCTCCCTGAAGGAGAAAACTGAACACACCCATTTAATAATTCTTTCAGTGTTTCAGGTTTATTTTGTTCTACAGACAAAGTACCCCCCCCTATTGAAATACAGCACAGCAATTaatcccttttttt
Proteins encoded in this region:
- the nup214 gene encoding nuclear pore complex protein Nup214 isoform X4, giving the protein MSDDADSPPERLMKDFQFRQLKKVEVFEPPEHLPKDRSSLLTVSNKYGLTFVGLERTFKVYQTQDILSADKADPGFIVKGTPPLATVTVELALHHLALSCDELTLSVCGVEEENLFLTFYDVRTFINGKSTQKLPFATFRPDVPPGTLVQDLKWNPANVSMLAACLSDGSMMILDVTDLVKMQAKLPSTSGITCIGWSPKGKQVAAGKMNGTVSQYTPALEEKKVIPCPHFYTSEDPVKALDVLWLRTFAFAVTYAAADGSLETPPELVLVSLPKKDEKVDTKYLNFGDIVYGTCTERQHHYFLSHIEDWDLVFAASAASIEVSVIARQDDKMWELWILEDAGRAELRVTESNEDTLPLGLAIDYTSQQEIYITDEKTLPPAPTLMMLSTEGLLCSFALVNQNPGAKQLVSPPTMLTPEGERLPKPGSVATAPAKIPAAVPSAPPAFPSISLASSAAAPSPPVSSAPSSIIPFSMAPTAPVTSAFSGFSFSVPSTFSTTSAPVAAFALGGSVPFGSGSSGFSFASKPPSETPSALSAFSFNSPSGKPPAVAAPSAAVAPQSLSTASPPTVKLSLNERFSGVEASAPAFSLPKAVVSSSSSFNVPPISASKPPAVCAPVHPVQTSTPPASVQKPAPAVQGRVSTMQQAVSVKALEKQLQQKKDSDPIMAGILEEIAHFQKELDDLKARSSKADVRVGTNDDMKDLRKESEDLHIFTLEIKETTESLHGDIGTLKTTLLEGFAGAEEAKTQNELGKDKNYRQLLYKKPLDPRSEEQLKEIRRLYQYVKFAVEDVNDVLDVEWEKHLEKKKKQKHMVVPGREGLFNTLSNNLCIINQQKNRLDQLIQELSALRLYSKTTAPTINQNTAATSDDYKGELENLEEALLKARLETTPPETKVKSAAVKVSPLKQSQLRNFLSKGKMPPVRSTAPANLSRSAFLAPKNLEDLDDVSSTSSLSQSIELLPSHLELEEEEELQPLQPSPMNSMTQSLPTPRHPTVVRTPSIQPGFGAIQSTPLTKMHPVPGMGFVLSPIINPVPTNRINLSGAESTALATKTVKHGAPPAERSIPVTISAQQAAATAALRRQMANQKTAVVNTSLTESTLKTVPQVVNVQELKDKGAPMPVSSMVSSSAPDPSVQGFTAVSSSQVKRNTPGLQKIPTENASIPQTGFVFGQPSKTDLSGGPPSSLEQNTSKAFSFTSGSTGFSFSSVTQGAGLSQGKDVNKFSIGGNGKGLFGQTGEEPFSLPTKSNSPGLSNGSSSSSANSLGEVAKQGSTVTGSKTEPQPLKAAGGETLGSFSGLRVGHGEEANESSTKTTAPAFSFGNAGLGHSKSAPQFNFGSTPLKSAEDGAAADMPKVSGSGSLFKPPDSNSMPTFSITPSTTAASALPTSLSSLLAAPTEQPKATQQPSESTSAALPELSTKELAVDLASVPAEPEPLVTAVATTTTPTSAAPTLPMVTPVPTADSSSTVPAETETTLPPAPPTASSTEEATPDPSSTPAVSTSTTAVPLTIEVTSAALPASSSEKPGSIFTSATPATTTSNSVGAIPAINTAAPTTTTAAVITSAATTAANVFGQPAAPPASSAPATTGFGSSGFGAPTETGFGKSVFGVGGFGQPASIGGTSSGFSFTQSAFGASSSSATTGGGGLFGAPTVTNASSFSFGTSSSSTPSSTGLFSQSTPSVFGQSSGFGQGSMFRNNTTTSSASGFSFGQPSGFGCSAATPVFGQQSTTGSIFGQQQQPSTGGGLFGQSSTGAATSSSGGFFSGLGGKPSEDAANKNPFGTTASTGVFGQSTQSGPNSLFGSSSAKTFGFGQPSFGEQKPSGTFSTGGGSVACQGFGSFSTPSKSTSGFGSAPVFGSPPSFGGSPAFGGGASFSSSPSFSNPLASQSSKVFGEGTAAASMGGFGFSSPPSAPSFGTLATQTAPSFGSLAQQGPGFGSQPSSFSGFGQQPQTGGFSGNAFGSPNPPGAPSFGSWRS